The DNA sequence TTCAATATTCTTTTGTTCGAGGGATTTCCGTCTGGACTGGATACTGTCAATGGAATAGAATATCCCGGAAAGAAGCATTGTAAATAAAGCAATATCGATCATTGCCAGCCTGGAGTGATGTCCTGAATAATCATCACGCAGATACTGAACAAAATATGCTGCCGGTTTTCCCGTCACATCCTTTACTGGAAGAAAAACGATCAGATGGTCTTTACCGTTTACTGTTTCCTTTTCCACAAACTGCACCATACGGGCAAGCCTGTCGCCGACCTTGTTTTTAATCTTTTGATTGATGGAAGCATCTATCTCGTCCTCAGGTTCATTCAGTCCTATCACGAACCTGTCCGACAGTTTGCTTTCTCTGTAATTGCGCTTTTTCCAGTCCGCATATGTCATTTTATCCACAATTGCCCGGTTAATCATGAATATGTAATGTGCTGGGTAAACCTGATTAAGGTGGTTGATAATACCTTCAGCCGTAATACCGAATTCTACGCTTCCGACATGCCTGCCATTGAAAAAAAGAGGATACAAAAAGCGGTATCCGTCCGCGAAATAGCCCACCTCATACCCTTTGACGGGGTTTTGCTCTTTGTTGACCTGGTAGACAGCCGTCCTCCTGAATAAATTATCACCGTATTTTTCAGGGGCGTGCATCCTCAGAAAGCTTGCGCCGTCCTTCAGATGGAAATGGAGCTGCCTTATCCCGATCGTCTTCTGCTTTTCGTATGAGGAAAGCATGATGCGGTGAAGCTCGTTCCTGTAAGCATCCCTTTTGTATTTGTCATCAAGCGCTGATGCGACCAGCTTTAATACTTCAGGAGTATTCACAACATCATCGAAGACCATTTGGGTAGTATGGTCGTAACTGGCAGCAGCCTCGCGGAAGCCTGCATCGAGGGCCTGAATCATCTGCTTTCTGTACAGATTGTCATGCCGCCTGTAGTCATTGATAAAATAGAATACGATAAGTATCTCAATGGTAAGAAATAAGATGAGCAGGAACGGCCTCCTGGCAAACCGGCCTGTCATTTTGCCGAATATTTTTTGCTTTCCGTTCATATCTGTTTACTCCGGAACGACAGCTTATCCAATAGATGTTCCATAACGGAAGTATATCATTTTCAGTTCAGGCTTTTGCCGTTGTTACGTGTGGTATATTAAAACCATGAACCCGCTTGATGTTTACAAGAAGCTTCCCCGCAAAAACTGCGGCAAGTGTTCCGCTGGAACATGCATGGCTTTCGCCGTACAATTCCTGAGAAGGCTGACTTCTTCGTCTGACTGTACTGAACTCGATGAGCAGGGCAGAAATGAGATTGACGCCATGCTGCTTGATCCCGGTGACTGGAAGGAAAGACGGCTTCAGGAATTGTTTCAGGAGGTTGCAGGGATAAATTTTTCAGACGTCGCAAAGAGCATCGGCGCAGAGACTGAATCTGGCGCCATGAAAATCCGTTACATTGGGAAGGAGATCATAGTTAGTCCATCGGGCTTTAATGGGGCGTTGAATATCATGGACAAGCTTCTCATCCTCATGTATATAAAAACTTCGGGCAGCGCGGCCCTTACAGGCAAGTGGGCGGCATTCAGGGAATTGAAAGACGGACTGATCAGGTCGGAAAGTTTTCACGAGGCATGTGAGGTCTCTCTGGCAAATATGTTCGGCAAAGATCCTGAACGCTTTCTCAATAAGCTGACCGGGTTA is a window from the Nitrospirota bacterium genome containing:
- a CDS encoding DUF3786 domain-containing protein, translated to MNPLDVYKKLPRKNCGKCSAGTCMAFAVQFLRRLTSSSDCTELDEQGRNEIDAMLLDPGDWKERRLQELFQEVAGINFSDVAKSIGAETESGAMKIRYIGKEIIVSPSGFNGALNIMDKLLILMYIKTSGSAALTGKWAAFRELKDGLIRSESFHEACEVSLANMFGKDPERFLNKLTGLGAQQTSGFSATHSLMINALPKIPFLVLLWAGDEEFGPDCKILFDSTVTEYIDVEALLYLGMALVRAMGN